In a genomic window of Cryptococcus depauperatus CBS 7841 chromosome 8, complete sequence:
- a CDS encoding ATP-dependent RNA helicase FAL1, with amino-acid sequence MAGINTGDEKLIFESSEAVSVAPTFEALNLKEDLLRGIYAYNFEKPSAIQQRAILPIIRGRDVIAQAQSGTGKTATFSISMLQSIDSNIRETQALVLSPTRELAVQIQTVVLALGDYMNVSCHACIGGTSVGEDIRKLEAGQQVVSGTPGRVFDMIRRRNLRTKDIKMLVLDESDELLNKGFKDQIYDIYRYLPPATQVVVVSATLPHDVLEMTTKFMTDPIRILVKRDELTLEGIKQFFVAVEKEEWKFDTLCDLYDTLTITQAVIFCNMRKKVDWLTEKMREANFTVSSMHGEMVQKERDAIMAEFRAGQSRVLITTDVWARGIDVQQVSLVINYDLPTSRENYLHRIGRSGRFGRKGVAINFVTVDDVKILRDIEQYYSTQIDEMPMNVAELT; translated from the exons ATGGCCGGAATAAATAC CGGAGACGAGAAACTCATTTTTGAGTCTTCTGAAGCGGTCTCAGTC GCTCCCACAT TTGAGGCTCTCAATCTGAAAGAAGACCTTTTGCGAGGTATCTATGCTTACAACTTTGAGAAACCATCAGCTATCCAACAACGTGCCATTCTTCCAATAATTCGCGGTAGAGATGTGATTGCTCAGGCTCAGTCCGGTACTGGTAAAACAGCCACATTCTCTATCTCAATGCTTCAATCTATCGATTCCAACATTCGTGAAACTCAGGCATTGGTGCTTTCCCCCACTCGTGAATTGGCTGTCCAGATTCAAACTGTTGTCCTGGCGTTAGGAGATTATATGAATGTTTCATGTCATGCTTGTATTGGAGGTACAAGTGTGGGCGAGGATATCCGAAAGCTTGAGGCTGGGCAGCAGGTTGTTAGTGGTACTCCCGGTCGAGTATTTGACATGATTCGAAGGAGGAATTTGAGgacaaaagacatcaaGATGCTTGTTCTCGATGAGTCTGATGAACTTCTCAACAAAGGTTTCAAGGACCAAATCTACGATATCTACCGTTACCTCCCTCCTGCCACTCAGGTTGTTGTGGTCTCCGCTACTCTTCCGCACGACGTGCTGGAGATGACTACCAAATTCATGACAGATCCGATTCGTATCCTTGTCAAGCGTGACGAATTGACGCTTGAAGGTATCAAGCAGTTTTTTGTCGCTgttgagaaggaggaaTGGAAATTCGACACTCTGTGTGATTTGTATGATACTTTAACAATTACACAAGCCGTCATATTTTGCAATATGAGAAAAAAGGTGGATTGGCTGACtgagaagatgagggaaGCAAACTTTACCGTCAGTAGCATGCATGGTGAGATGGTGCagaaggaaagagatgCCATTATGGCGGAATTTCGTGCAGGTCAAAG TCGAGTTCTTATCACAACTGATGTGTGGGCTCGTGGTATAGATGTTCAGCAAGTTTCGTTGGTTATCAACTATGACTTACCCACATCCCGTGAGAACTACTTGCATCGAATCGGCCGAAGTGGTCGATTTGGCAGGAAAGGTGTTGCTATAAATTTTGTGACGGTCGATGACGTTAAGATTCTGAGAGATATTGAGCAATACTATTCTACCC AAATTGACGAAATGCCCATGAATGTTGCTGAGTTAACATAA